A stretch of DNA from Oreochromis aureus strain Israel breed Guangdong linkage group 10, ZZ_aureus, whole genome shotgun sequence:
TACAACACTGGGGGCGGGGGGCGGGGGGTGGTTGGGTGTGTAACACCACACGTTATAAATAAGATAACAGTGAACCGCCCGTACTTTTACGGTTTGTGCAAACCTATCAGAACGCGAGGCCGCGTGTGCGTCAGTCACACGTCAGGACGCACATTATCAGTTTGTTTGCTAACACGGAGTCAGTAATATTATTTTCGTAAAATGGATGAAAAAGGGAGTGCAGAATAAAGAACTGCCCGCAGTAGTGCGGAGCTGTCCGTGGTGCTGAAAACTGCCCTTACCTTCtctcgttttttgtttttcttttgacaaCTTATGGAATGAAAAACCTGTGCTGGCAAATACTTTAGTTGGATTCTTTCTGAAACcacccttttttatttttttctattatccAGAAGAataagtttgtttttctaaatatacaagttatttataatattatttaaaagaaaaatgttgatTTTTGTCAATATTAAAGCAACGATCCTTAAAAGTGACAATACAACATCACTTATGGTGGTATTAATACTTGTCTTACAGATTTTAGTTAAGCGTCAAAACCTGTAATTCATTTTGCACAATCCAATTATTAAAATCTGTTAAACAGGTTTTGTTTTGATCAATTTTTTTTATCAGCTTTAAAGTTTAATTATCAGATATTTTATTGCTGTTATAGATTGATTTGAATGTTAGTTCTTGTATAGTTTTGCATGATGATTACGCTCTTAGAATAAAACAGTGTAACAACTACCAACTGAGTTTTATTGGTTTGTTGATAACAATCATACACAGTTACATCTATAAACAAATCATGAGAAACCGCACACTTGTACTTGACACAAATACCTAAAACCCACATGAATATTGCTACTGCTGGTATGCATTTGACATTTCAAATAAATGTACAGTTTGTTGGCCTTTAAgccattctgtttttttaacggTTACATACCACATTAATGTggcccaaaaagaaaaaaaaagaaacaaattccATTTTTACCATCCTTACAAAGTACCATTACACACTGCATACAGAAAGATTGAAATCCTTTTTCACAGCAACTATACAAATTCATTGCAATGCTATCACAGAAGAGACACAACCAACACACGCAATGCACAGTTCTGAAAGAGAGAGCCGCAGTACTAGGGGTTTTAGGTTTATTGGTCAGATTTGTTAAGAAAACTGCATCAGTACAAGAGTTAACAAATAGGAACAAAGCTTTTACACACACCCTAAAACACTGTTcttcattaaaaacaataagaGAATGAGTTGCCCTGTGACTTTGTCAAGCCCCACCCCGGCACAGATTACACACACTGTCCCTTATAAAGCATATGGAATGTAATCCACGCAGGCAAgctcttccagttgtttcccCAGCTCCTGTGAACGTCATGCTTGTGTGCCGACACGGTAACCTGTCCCGCACCCTCCCCTCCTTCACATTTAcacaaactgaaaagaaaaaaaaatccactgacAGTAACAACAATGACCGCAATTTTCATGGCGATGCAAAATTGTGATGTGATGAAATTCCCCGTCTCCaattgacttgttttttttttccctctttcatttaaaaaagtgttCTCTACAATCAAACTACTAAAAAAACCTGTATTTAGAAAATAGTTGATAAAAATATTCCCCTGAATTGTACAAGAAAAGAGGTACAGGGAGCACTGGTAAAAGACGTGGCTTAAGAGATGTTATTCTGCTGCCTTAtctttttgttcagctccatcTGTAGTGGGTGCCTGTAAGATGAGATTCAGAGTTTAACGGCACTGCCAAGAAGACGATTATCTTTCGATGTGTTTAAACGTGTCGTAGCACTTACCTCTTCCTCAGCTTTGGCTTCGCCATTCTCAGCAGGAGCCTCCGGCGCTTTCtcttcaggcttggccttttcCACCTCCTTAGCTTTCTTAGGCTTAGCAGGTCccttctgcaaaaacaaatattaaccACATATTAGCCACCATATGCTAACAGTTCAGGTCTTATGAGAAGTAATTAAAATGAGACCCTACCTTTGGCTTAGGTTTGGGCTCTGGCTTTGcagtttcaggtctctgtgagTAAAGaagatactttttttaaaaccaaaaaaaataacacagtaaGAAGATAGCATTTTATCCACGCCTCTCCATACTTACATCTTTCAACCTGAGAGATCTCCTCTTGGGCTGCAGAGAGTAAACAAACATACTGATTACTTTTAACAGTCAGTCTCAGGCAATGGCTTTGAAAGATGAGATATTACTGACCCCTGGTGAGTGTGGAGGCTAATTGTTAAAATAtctaaaaccaaaaacaagaaaTTCAGAAATGACTCCTTACCTCTGAGTCACCTGCACCTGCCTGTAAGGAGAACAtgagaaaaagtaaataaatcagGTTATGATAACTGTCTGCATTCTGCTGTGCCTCCAATTGATTTATCTGGTACTGCGTGAGGACAGTAATAAGTTATTACCCTATGTGAGTTGAGTAAGGTAAATACATGCAAggccatttaaaaattaaaagccGTTTAGTCAGCATGTTAACACTACATGCTACTCCTTCAGGAACTACATTTTCCAGCGCAAGGATAACTGAGCAGGAATAAAGTGCCCTCTAACATGCTGGCCTACAAAAATCAGGGCAATATAATAGCATAATGTAGTTTAAACTGAGTCACGTGGTGCTGCTCTCCCAGCTCCTGCTAGTGATTTGCCTACAGTAATACTTCAGTGGAGGAGGGGGCCGACTCCGCCTCCTCACGACACATTCATTCATTGGTAATAAATGGGATTGCCAGTGGCCGGAGAAACCCGAGCAGCGTAGCCAGTGTTCCCGCCACTTATTTGAAAAAGAATATCTCCGAGATGCTCTGCGACTCTGTCGGTCTGCATGCAGAATCTACTAGAACCCCCAGCAACAGGAGCAGCGCTGTGCTGACGGAGGCTCGCCATTGCATAACCTACAACTGGCCTGAGCCGACAATACACAGAAAGCCTCTCGGCTAACGAGCCGTACGCCTTCCAAGAACTGCGTTTTCGCTTGCCGTGCATTAATAAACAACGCATGCACACCAACTTTATAAAACAATATCGCTAATCAAAGCGTATtaggtgtttgtttgtttgtttttgtccaacAAAAGAACTATAGAGGCCACTTTGTGCCCACATTAAAATTAACGTTACAGCCAACTGCCACAGAATAATAAACCAATCCcgaaatgtatgtttttttcgCTACTGGGTCTTCTTTCAGTTAAACTTTAGCATCCAGGGTGACGACCCCAACAGAAAACAATCGATATGCCGCCAACTTTCTGCGCAGAAAAGCCATCTATCGGCACGGTAAATGAATTCGATGCAGCTGCACAAACTGTTTTTCTGCTCATAAAACGGGCAACCACTTGCCACCGATAATCACTGCACGAAAGAAAAGCTCTAATAATTAGCCGCttgacaaaatcaaaacagacactgCATGCTAACTAAACTCCGCGATACACAACACTGCTGCTGACGGTCACTTGGTACACAAAACGGACATATTGCAGTAACGTTTAAGCCCCTTTAACAAATTTTAGTTGTGGGTTATAAATACTGTGTTATTAAAGGCATGAAAGATAATGGTCTACTCACTTTGCTCCTTTTAGGCATGGTTGGTTTGTGGGTTTAAAAAATAGCTAAATGTAACTGAATACAGGAGAAAGTACAGTGGTATATTCTGGATAAAGCTTTGCCAGTACAGTCTAATACAGCGCAGGGAGACGTTAATGTTCCATTGGAAGAAAAACTAGCTCAAACCGGATTGGATTCTCCCCCTACCTCCCTATTCAAACAGTTATAGTTCCTGCATGATTGACGGCACTTCTGCCCGCCCACGCTGCACGCTGATTGGAGAACACAGCAGTCGGCAACACCATTTCAAATCTGTGCCCTTATCCGTGTGGATACGTGACACGTCAGTCAACAATTATGGTGAGgtatttgtctctctgtgcagccGTCTGCTAAACAAGGCAAAATTGTCATTAAAGCTGTCTTTCAGCTGGCCAGAAACGTCTTAATTTTTATTCCAAACGTTCCACGGCTTTGAATTTTGTCTATGTACGCgaaaacaaaagacattttGCGTTTACAGTGCTAGTGACGAAAGACTATCCACTGGCATAAGACTGAGAgaggggtgtgtactcctcggGCCAAGTCTTTGTAGTTTAGCTTGGGAAAATGGCGACAGGATACGTGTGGGTACAGCTTCTTGCCTCTGTGTGTGCTCTTGTGCAGCCCTTCTCATGCAGTCATCGTCCACTTGCTCAATGGTGTGCATACAGTCCAAACATGACTTCACTGGAAACAAGTGCGTTGGCTTTGTGCTGAAGTCATTTCTCACGGTTCGGCAGGGGACATTTATTCATTTCCCCTGAGTAAATGACGCTACCCTGACACGGTTACCTCTTCTTTACTGCCCTGAGAAAAATACAGCTGCAAAAATACAACTGCTCATGATCAACTACATACATGggaaatatttatatattttatggaACAGATGAATACTAAGAtaaaaatgaactaaactgtttctgtgtgtaagcg
This window harbors:
- the si:ch73-1a9.3 gene encoding non-histone chromosomal protein HMG-like, which produces MPKRSKAGAGDSEPKRRSLRLKDRPETAKPEPKPKPKKGPAKPKKAKEVEKAKPEEKAPEAPAENGEAKAEEEAPTTDGAEQKDKAAE